A DNA window from Fragaria vesca subsp. vesca linkage group LG3, FraVesHawaii_1.0, whole genome shotgun sequence contains the following coding sequences:
- the LOC101297421 gene encoding uncharacterized protein LOC101297421, whose amino-acid sequence MQEFYRKDVERCFGILQARWVILCHGANLFKLEDLRTIMVSCIILHNMIVEDVFVEEEFEETCEDDNLYPLLASVYERPVNREGNVICHEPILRAGETLPAFLDANFQLRYAYFYKTLQDDLVIHLSK is encoded by the coding sequence ATGCAGGAGTTTTATCGTAAGGACGTTGAGCGGTGTTTTGGTATTCTTCAAGCTCGATGGGTCATACTCTGTCACGGTGCTAACTTGTTCAAACTAGAAGACCTTCGTACTATCATGGTAAGTTGCATCATTCTTCATAACATGATTGTGGAAGATGTGTTTGTCGAAGAAGAATTTGAGGAGACTTGTGAAGATGATAACTTGTATCCATTATTGGCTAGCGTTTATGAACGACCGGTGAATCGTGAAGGTAATGTTATCTGCCATGAACCTATTTTGAGGGCTGGAGAAACCCTACCAGCATTCTTAGATGCTAACTTCCAATTACGTTATGCTTACTTCTACAAGACATTGCAAGATGATTTGGTGATTCATCTTAGCAAATGA